TGATCTGCAATACCTTGACCTTGTAAACGTTTACTTTCTGCTTCAGCTTTTGCTTTTGCAACGATTCTGATTCTTGAACTTTCTGCTTCAAATTCAGCAGCTGTTTTTTCTCTATCAGCAGCGTTGATTCTGTTCATTGCATTTTTTACCTGAATGTCCGGATCAATATCTGTAACCAAAGTATTGATGATATCGTATCCGTAAGTTGACATCGCTTCATTTAATTCACGTTTTACAGCTACGGCAATATCATCTTTTCTTTCAAAAACATCATCCAGTTTTAGTTTCGGAACTTCGGCACGAACTACGTCAAATACATAAGAAGTAATCTGATCGTGTGGATATTCTAGTTTATAAAAAGCTTCGTAAACTTTATCCTGGATAACTTTAAACTGAACTGAAACTTTCATTTTGATAAAAACGTTGTCTCTTGTTTTAGTTTCGATAATAACATCCAGCTGTTGAATTTTAAGATTTACACGTCCGGCCAATCTGTCAACCAACGGAATTTTAAGTTGTAATCCTGAGTTTCTTACGCTCTGAAATTTTCCAAATCGTTCGATAACGACCGAAGTTTGTTGTTTTACAGTAAAGAAAGACGACATAAAAATGAAGAATGCCAATACTAAAAAGATAATAAATGCTGTACTCATGGTTATTTAATTTATATTTATGATTTTGGTAAATTACGAAAATTCCTCTAAAATAAAAGTTTTAGGCATTAAAAAAACGCTAAGAACATTTTTGAGATGTTACTTAGCGCTTAATTTTTTGAACCATTAAGGACATTTAGAAATTAAGATTAAAGCTTTGTCAAGATAATTAAGCTAAGCTTTATGAACTTAAAAACTTTCCTTTTTTACCATTAAGTTGAGCTTAATTAACTTAATATCTTAATGGTAAAATCTTATAACGTTGAAATTGCTTTCTGAATTCTCGAAATAGTTTCTTCTTTTCCAATGATTTCTACAATGTCAAATAGGTGAGGACCTTTCAAAGCTCCAACCAAACTCAAGCGGAAAGGCTGCATTACTTTACCCATTCCAATTTCATTTTTGGTCAGCCAATCTTTTACGATTGCTTCGATATTTGCTGAAGTAAAATCTTCAATATTTTCTAAAACAGAAATCAATTCCTGCATTAAAGCCGGTGTTTCTTCCTTCCAGTTTTTGCTTGCTTTTTCATCATAAGATGTAGGCGCTTGGAAAAAGAAATCGGTTAAATCCCAAAATTCAGATACAAAATGTGCTCTTTCTTTAATCAAAGAAACAATTCTTGTAATGTCAAATTTGGAAATATTAACGCCTTTTTCTTCTAAAATAGGAGAGAAGGTCTTAGCTAAATCAGCATCATTTTGTTTAATTAAATACTGGTGATTGAACCATTTGTTCTTTTCAGGATCAAATTTTGCTCCGGCTTTATGAACTCTGTTCAAGTCAAAAGCTTCAACAAGTTCTTCAAGAGAAAATAATTCTTTATCTGTTCCGTCATTCCATCCAAGTAAAGCAAGGAAATTTACAACTGCTTCCGGGAAAAATCCTTTCTCTCTGTAACCAGATGAGATGCCTTCTTCAGTTTTCCATTCTAATGGAAACACAGGAAATCCTAACTTATCACCATCTCTTTTAGATAATTTTCCGTTCCCAACCGGTTTTAAAATCAAAGGTAAGTGTGCAAATTCTGGTGCTTCCCAGCCAAAAGCTCTATATAATAAAACGTGAAGTGGCATAGATGGTAACCATTCTTCACCACGAATTACATGTGAAGTTTCCATCAAATGATCATCAACAATATTCGCTAAATGATAGGTTGGCATTCCGTCACTTTTAAAAAGAACTTTATCATCAAGTAAGTTAGTTTCGAACTTAACATCACCACGGATAATATCTTTTAAATGTAAAGTTTCATCAACCGGAGTTTTAAAACGAATTACATAATGTTCTCCATTTGCAATTCTTTTAGAAACTTCTTCCGCAGAAATTACCAAAGATGTATCTAGTTTTTCACGATTGTGATGATTGTAAATAAATGTTTTTCCTTCTGCCTCGTGCTGTTTTCTATGTGCATCCAATGCTTCAGGAGTATCAAAAGCATAATACGCCCAGCCAGAATTTATCAATTGATCGGCATATTTTTGATATAAATCTTTACGATCACTTTGTCTGTACGGACCAAATTTTTCATTTTTTCCAACAGTTTCTTCAGGAGAAATTCCTAACCATTCTAATGCTTCCATGATGTATTCTTCGGCACCAGGAACAAAACGAGTCTGATCTGTATCTTCAATTCTCAGATAAAAAACACCGTTATGTTTTTTTGCAAATAGATAATTAAATAGGGCAGTACGAACACCACCAATATGTAATGGTCCTGTTGGACTTGGTGCAAAACGCA
This portion of the Flavobacterium gelatinilyticum genome encodes:
- a CDS encoding SPFH domain-containing protein, yielding MSTAFIIFLVLAFFIFMSSFFTVKQQTSVVIERFGKFQSVRNSGLQLKIPLVDRLAGRVNLKIQQLDVIIETKTRDNVFIKMKVSVQFKVIQDKVYEAFYKLEYPHDQITSYVFDVVRAEVPKLKLDDVFERKDDIAVAVKRELNEAMSTYGYDIINTLVTDIDPDIQVKNAMNRINAADREKTAAEFEAESSRIRIVAKAKAEAESKRLQGQGIADQRREIARGLVESVEVLNNVGINSQEASALIVVTQHYDTLQSIGADTNSNLILLPNSPQAGSDMLNNMVASFSASNQVGEMMKKNHKKVEKPKPIQPQSGYEDDVQDNPQQ
- the gltX gene encoding glutamate--tRNA ligase, giving the protein MSKQVRVRFAPSPTGPLHIGGVRTALFNYLFAKKHNGVFYLRIEDTDQTRFVPGAEEYIMEALEWLGISPEETVGKNEKFGPYRQSDRKDLYQKYADQLINSGWAYYAFDTPEALDAHRKQHEAEGKTFIYNHHNREKLDTSLVISAEEVSKRIANGEHYVIRFKTPVDETLHLKDIIRGDVKFETNLLDDKVLFKSDGMPTYHLANIVDDHLMETSHVIRGEEWLPSMPLHVLLYRAFGWEAPEFAHLPLILKPVGNGKLSKRDGDKLGFPVFPLEWKTEEGISSGYREKGFFPEAVVNFLALLGWNDGTDKELFSLEELVEAFDLNRVHKAGAKFDPEKNKWFNHQYLIKQNDADLAKTFSPILEEKGVNISKFDITRIVSLIKERAHFVSEFWDLTDFFFQAPTSYDEKASKNWKEETPALMQELISVLENIEDFTSANIEAIVKDWLTKNEIGMGKVMQPFRLSLVGALKGPHLFDIVEIIGKEETISRIQKAISTL